From Kwoniella dendrophila CBS 6074 chromosome 11, complete sequence, a single genomic window includes:
- a CDS encoding 4-aminobutyrate aminotransferase, whose product MLSRVARSAQRTPIRRQLVGARQFSSLDLIPNEPSRPSVKTEKVPGPKGIAASHEIGTFQDPRTHVIVPNYEESHGNYLVDADGNVLLDVFAQISSIALGYNVPALLELAKTDEFAKAAMNRPALGSFPPVQWTEWIKTGLLTVQPKGLDQLITTLCGSSANETAFKCSFMAYRQRERGGPDVPFTKEEMDSCMLNHTPGAPQLSVLSFKSGFHGRLFGSLSATRSKAIHKVDIPAFDWPAAPFPELKYPLNEHVKENEAEEKRCLEEYEKILIESKSTRPVAAVIIEPILSEGGDKHASNNYFRQLRLIAKKHGAFFIVDEVQTGVGATGTFWAHEKWGLQQGEEPDFVTFSKKMQAAGVFHKKETRPNAPYRNYNTWMGDPIRALQAREMIKIINQNNLVSHTARTGLNLSKSFKSLFETSNAKGKIMNFRGEGDGTYLAFDLTSPQLRDSFVGKMRNNGIQIGGCGEQTVRLRPMLTFGEKHSEILVSTIEKVLKELQDV is encoded by the exons ATGCTATCTCGAGTCGCTCGATCCGCTCAAAGAACCCCTATCCGTCGTCAGCTTGTCGGTGCAAGGCAATTCTCATCGTTAGATCTCATACCGAATGAACCTAGTCGACCATCAGTCAAGACCGAAAAAGTACCTGGACCAAAAGGTATCGCTGCT AGTCACGAAATCGGCACTTTCCAAGATCCTAGAACTCATGTAATCGTACCAAACTATGAAGAATCACACG GAAACTACCTTGTTGATGCAGACGGGAATGTCCTTCTTGATGTGTTTGCACAGATTTCTTCAATAGCTTTAGGATATAATGTTCCAGCTCTTTTAGAACTTGCTAAGACT GATGAATTCGCCAAAGCAGCAATGAACAGGCCTGCATTGGGTTCTTTCCCGCCTGTACAATGGACAGAATGGATCAAAACTGGTCTTTTGACCGTGCAACCTAAAGGGCTAGACCAATTGATCACTACCCTTTGTGGATCTAGCGCAAATG AAACCGCGTTCAAGTGTTCTTTTATGGCTTACAGGCAAAGGGAAAGAGGTGGGCCTGATGTACCATtcaccaaagaagaaatgg ATTCTTGTATGTTGAACCACACACCTGGTGCACCACAACTTTCCGTTCTTTCCTTCAAATCTGGTTTCCACGGTAGACTATTTGGAAGTTTGAGTGCAACAAGAAGTAAAGCTATACACAAA GTCGATATACCCGCATTTGACTGGCCCGCTGCTCCTTTCCCTGAACTCAAATATCCTTTGAATGAGCATGTCAAGGAGAATGAAGcagaagagaagagatgTCTAGAGGAATATgagaagatattgattgagAG TAAATCAACTCGACCTGTAGCAGCAGTAATCATTGAACCAATCTTATCTGAAGGAGGTGATAAACATGCTTCAAACAATTACTTTAGACAACTCAGACTTATCGCTAAGAAACACGGAGCATTctttattgttgatgaagttcaAACTGGTGTCGGGGCAACAGGCACTTTCTGGGCACACGAGAAATGGGGTTTAcaacaaggtgaagaacctgatTTCGTTACATTCTCGAAGAAAATGCAAGCTGCTGGTGTGTTCCATAAAAAGGAAACAAGACCTAATGCACCTTATAGAAACTATAACACTTGGATG GGTGACCCTATTAGAGCATTACAAGCTCgagaaatgatcaagataatcaaCCAGAATAATTTAGTTTCACATACTGCACGAACAGGATTGAACttatctaaatcattcaaatcattatttgaaaCATCAAATGCTAAAGGCAAAATAATGAATTTCAGAGGTGAAGGCGATGGAACATATTTAGCATTTGATTTAACTTCACCACAACTAAGAGATTCATTTGTAGGTAAAATGAGAAATAATGGTATTCAAATTGGTGGATGTGGTGAACAAACTGTTAGATTAAGACCTATGTTAACTTTTGGTGAAAAACATTCAGAAATTTTAGTCAGCACTATCGAGAAAGTATTGAAAGAATTACAGGATGTATGA